Genomic window (Gadus morhua chromosome 3, gadMor3.0, whole genome shotgun sequence):
ctctccatctcttcctctctctccgtctccctctcactccatctctttccatcactccctctctctccttctctctccctctctcaatctccttccgtctctctctcggtcaacTTTAACTTACTAACTaaccctccccctgtcctctaCCAcacctctcctttcttctctttactcttcttcctatttatgcccccatttccttctcctcttgcctctccccctcctcctctccgcctctGTCACAACTCATCTCTCGCCTTCCTTGGCTCTCTGTAATCATTGATATTCTGATCTTATCCTCATTTCACATTTCACCCCATTCAACATTtactacctctccctctccctgactTCTGTGCTCTCTTGCTTCCTTCTacccctctctccgtctgtctccctctcgctctctgtccctgtctgtctatatccctctctccctctccctctccctctccctctccctctccctctcccactctctcttcctctctgtctttctctctccctctctatccctctctctctctctctctctctctgtctctctgtctctgtctctgtctctctctctctctctctctctctctctctctctctctctctctctctctctctctctctctttttctctctcgctctctggccctgtctatctgtctctctctcacccccccccacagttcCAGAGCCCCTACTCCTACTCTCCTCCCTTCCGCTTCGGGACGGTCCCCAACGGCAGCACGGAGCGCAACATCAGGAAGAACTACCCGGACATGCACCAGTACATGACCAAGTACCACCAGACGGGGGTGCAGGACGCCCTGGTCAGCCTGAAGACCGGGTACGTCACCCCGGCCTCCTGACCCTCGGCTCAACCCGTCCGAACCTCCTAGCGTCACGCTGAGCTACGTTAGCCCTGAGCCACTCAGGACTAACGTAGACACCGGGCAAAGAGCAGCGCTGTGTCACGAACACACCTCCGGctgtgccctctctctctgtctgtctggctctctctctctgtctggctctctctctctgtctgtctctctctctttctatctccttacatattcctctctctctcacccctggctgtgctctctctctctctctgtctggctctctctctctccttctttatttctctttctctcccactcaatctctctctctctctctctctctctctctctctctctctctctctctctctctctctctctctctctctctctctctctctctctctctctctctctctatcgctctctctctttctgttttgctctcgctcgctctctctctctctctccttctttatttctcttactctctctcaatctctctctctctctctctctctctctctctctctttctctctttctgtctctctcaatctctttctctcactctctctctctctctctctctctctctttcaatctctctctctctctctctctctctctctctctctctctctctctctctctctctctctctctctctctctctcccgtctctcgcTTCATCGTGGTTAAGTGGTTTAGGTTAAGAGACCCTGCTTGCACTCTGTTTTCACTGCCACTGCCGGCGTCACTCCACCAAGTCTCGGCCGTCGTTTGGTATTAACCGATGATGAGTTCAGTGGAGAATGTTTTCGTTTGGAAAACCTCCTCTGATGCACCGTAAAACAACGGAGGAAAGAAGCGCAGTGCCCCGGAATCAATTACATAAAGAGAATTAACTCCCCGCGTCAaagggttcgatccccaatgtgcACAGCTTATCTGGTGAAATCCTTGAGCCACATCCCTCACCCCCTttatgctccttaatgacctttaTCGGCATCAACGTAAGTCTCTCCCGATTAAACATGTCCCATAAATGACAGAATAGTCAACAGGATAACATTCAACCAATTGATTCTTTCTTAACAGGGGACGCTTAGTTTAACACTGTGGTAATCTGGATTAAGCCCCGGGGCTGTGGAaggtcttgtttgtttgtttatgtttatgtttgtgttttgtgtttgtgtgtgtgtgtgtgttcgtgtgtctttgtgtgtgtgtctgtatatgtatgcatgtctgtatgtatgtgtacgtgtgtctgtgtgtgtgtgcgtgtgtgtttgtgtgtatgtgtgtctgtctgtatgtgtgtgtgtgtgtgtgtgtgtgtgtgtgtgtgtgtgtgtgtgtgtgtgtgtgtgtgtgtgtgtgtgtgtgtgtgtgtgtgtgtgtgtggtttggcgCCGCAGGAAGCTGGATGCGTTCATCTACGATGCGGCGGTGCTGAACTACATGGCGGGCCGGGACGATGGCTGTAAGCTGGTGACCATCGGCAGCGGGTACATCTTCGCCACCACGGGCTACGGCATCGCGCTGCAGAAGGGCTCCTACTGGAAACGCCACGTGGACCTGGCCATTCTGGGCATCATAGGGGACGGtgagacacggacacacacagatacacacacatgcacgcaaacagattcacagacagacagacagacagacaggcagacagacagaccgacagaccgacagacagacagacagacagacagacagacagacagacagacagacagacagacagacagacagacagacagacagacagacagacacacagacacacagacacacagacagacagacagacacgcacaaacacacacacactttatttactTGATATGTATATCCTTGACACATATTATAATGGTCATACATAAGATTAGGAAATATCTTTAAATGTATGATATTCAATAAAATGATATCATAAATACACCACGTCTAACATCAATAAGGGAAATATGTAAATGGGATACAAGGTGTACAGAAGATATGCTTTAGAGAAGATATTCATTCATATGCTcacagatgcatacacacacacacacacacacacacacacacacacacacacacacacacacacacacacacacacacacacacacacacacacacacacacacacacacacacacacacacacacacacacacacacacaaacacacacacacacacattatttactTGACATGTATATACTTGACACACatacaattaagaaatatcATTCAATATATGATATTGAATAAACTGACATCATAAATACACCATGTTTAGACGGACGTGACCTGTATTACTAAGGGAAATACATACAATGGATACAAGGTGAAAAGAAGATATGGTTTAGAGAAGATATCATTCATGCTCACagatacacattcacacacacacaaacacacaaacacagttacgttctctcacacacatacacacacacacacacacacacacgggacatTGAATAAATAGCATGGCTGGTGGAGTTCTCTTGTGCTGTTGAATGGATTCATCACAGATAGTCCTTTAAAGCTATGGTTAAGCTCCGCAGCTCCCAACCTCCCCCGCCCttctgcctacacacacacacccccacccaccccagaacccctcacacacacacacacacacacacacacacacacacacacgtacactcacacacgcatgcacgacacactcccatacacacatgtacacacacaaatgcggcCAGCGAAAGCTATCAGACTCTGGTCTTAACACagcatttcatcatcattactCAATGTGGGTTTTGgtggcatgtgtgtttgcgtgtgtgtgggtgtgtggggggggggtggttgtgggtgtgggggaatgtgtgtgggtatgtataggtgggtgggtgtgagtgtgtgtgtgtgtgtgtgtgtgtgtgtgtgtgtgtgtgtgtgtgtgtgtgtgtgtgtgtgtgtgtgtgtgtgtgtgtgtgtgtgtgtgtgtgtgtgtgtgtgtgtgtgtgcaagcatgttATGTTTACTCTTCAAGATTTAGCTGGTGgattgtgggagagagagagagagagagagagagagagagagagagagagagagagagagagagggagagggagagagagagagagagagagagagagagagagagagagcaaacatGAACGAAATCAAACCACTGAAACCACTATAGAGCTTTGGTTCACACTCGACCCTGTCACCCGCATATTTGTACATACAAataagcactcacacacacacacaaacacacacacaaaacaccctACACACTCGCGCACAGTTAATAAtttcccccatcctcctccatcGCTCCGTAACTATCAATTCTTTTCCATCCCCCTCACTTCACCTCCTGTCTGCTTCCCATTACGGTCTATTTACCACTCCACCTCTCACCACTCCTTCCATCCCTTCTCCATCTTCCCTTGTAATGACATACCcttatctcccccctccccctccctttgcCTCCCCACCTGACTCCtactcctcatccctccctaACGCTCTCGGTCCGCCCCTTattccccttaccccccccccctccctccctccctccctccctccctccctctcctcctttatCCATTCATCACTGCCTCCCTTCTTTCTACCCCCCACcgcctccctatctccctccacCCGACCATCCGTTCCCACACGTCGCCCCCCCCTTACGTCCCTTTCccgtgtttccccccccccccccccccgtcctcgtCCCTGTGCCGCCTTCTTCCCCTCCGCGATACTCTCTCAatgtcccctctccccccacccacccccccccccccccccccacctctctctctctcccccccacctctccctccccccaggcgagatggaggagctggaggcccaGTGGCTGACGGGGATCTGCCACAGCGAGAAGAACGAGGTGATGAGCAGCCAGCTGGACGTGGACAACATGGCGGGCGTCTTCTACATGCTGGCCACCGCCATGGGCCTGTCCATCCTCACCTTCATCTCCGAGCACCTGTTCTACTGGAGGCTGCGCTACTGCTTCACCGGCTGCAACGGGCGGCCCGGCCTCCTCTTCACCCTCAGCAGGGTGAGACACAAAAGGAAAAATAGTTTCATAGAAACATTAAACGAACATCAACCTAAACCTGGCCCCCTTTTCacccttagggttagggttaggtcaggGTGAGATCTATTCGTTAATCTATATCATGTAATATAGAttcataatataataaaaaaaaaaacaatctaaACCAAGTCTCTGCTTCCCCTAAGCAGGGTGAGAGAGATCAGTAAATATATTATccgatatatatattcatattatcATATAATGTTACATGATAaactaataacaatattaaccaGGCTTCCTCCTCAGTCTCAGGAGCGTGAGAGAGATgatgaaatatatattaataatatgttACAATATGCCGtgatataataacaatataatgtaatttagtatatgctacacgtgaacctcctaagatggcgcgaTTTGATTtattcgctatctcgggatatagGGCAATATCcaatgattgagatctcaaactcgggtaTTGTTTGGAGTGTGCACgacggtcgtctcgtcacgctaataaaaacaaataatccGCTAATAAAAACcaataaatcccggcaaaaagtgttatcttgtttgtttttggaggtgaataattgttaaatatataaTGTTAAACTGTACACCACCTCATTTTTCAATACTTGATCGTGATTGGTCAGTGACGTTCCACGAGTGTGCATTTTCGTCACTAGCGCCCTTACACCTCTGCCTTTCAGTTCAGAAACAGTTAAGAATCGATCGGCTACAAATCCGACATCATCTACAACGTTCAAACACAACTATCGACCAGACAACGCAAAACAATACGCTCAAAGCGCCGCCGGGGGAATATTAGAATTTCAGCTCATTAAGGTGATAAAAAAAACCAATTACATGATGGATGAGAGTATTTAAAGAGAACTAATCATCAGCGCTAACTGGATATTAGCGGGCtcgggtggtggtgagggtccAACATTACTGTCCAACACCGGGACACCCTGCCTGCCGTGGTTCGGTCCTTACATAATAACAACAACCTCCTCTGCACCATCAGCAGGCTAAGAGGACATGTATTATTAGACgatatattcataatataataatatcagGTTACATAatttaacaacaacaatgtgagCCCAACATTCTATTCACAATTAGCATGGTATGATTGATTATGAGATCAAATACTGTATGATAACGATCATAATGACAATTAATATTTGTATGATAACACATTGACTATAATAAAATGTCattataataacaatgatacaAGCAAACCTGATACTGGACTGATACTGGGACGAATTTCCCGCAAAACTTGTTTGGTATTTCCCACCAAAGAAAAAATACCAGAGCCGATATTCCGCCGAAGGAGAGATAATACAAATACATTGTTGATTTAAAACTAACTTCGGGATTGAACTTTTaaggaactgaaagaaaaagttaGAAAATACATTGAAAACTATTCATGCTTTATTCATCCATTTATTCCTATTTTAAAGGTTAGGAAATGGGCTAGCCTAATATTCAGCTTTTGATAGAAAAGAAATAcgaacagatgtgtgtgtgattgtgtgattgtgtgtgtgtgtgtgtgtgtgtgtgtgtgtgtgtgtgtgtgtgtttgtgtatgtgtgtgtgtgtgtgtgtgtgtgtgtgtgtgtgtgtgtgtgtgtgtgtgtgtgtgtgtgtgtgtgtgtgtgtgtgattgtgtgtgtgtgtgtgtgtgtgtgtgtgtgtgtgtgtgtgtgtgtgtgtgtgtgtgtgtgtgtgtgtgtgtgtgtgtgtgtgtgtgtgtgtgcatggcttcatattgaaaagagacaAAAGGGCGGTTTTGCTCAACTGGGATCAATGTGACTATTGAAAATATAACAATATAGCAAGGGAGAGTAATCAAACAGCTCCACACATAAACAACGTTcacccacatccacacaacacctgagtaagagagagcgagggatagagagaatgagcgagagatagagggaatgaacgagagagagagagagagagagagagagagagagagagagagagagagagagagagagagggagagagggggagagagggagagagagggagaaacactTAGTATCTCAAACAAAGGCCTGCACAGAGAGAATCAGCACAAAACCAACCTTATATGCCAGTGCAATCTAGTCTagtcatgcacacatacacacacacacacatgatgaatAAGTGAACCTTCTCACACTAAATGGTCATGACCATTCAGACCCCAATACATTATTGATGGCCTAGGTTTAGGTAAGGCTTCTATTCTGGAcgagtctgtgtgtgggtgtgtgtgtgggtgcgtgtgtcgGTGCGtgggtgttcatgtgtgtatgtacgtgcgcGTGGCTGAAGGCATGGACCTTAGAGCCCCTTTGCTGTGATGACATCACCTCCATTTTAACCCTCTCTCTGGCGATGGGGCGAACACTGAATCTCCATGGGCTGATTACAGCTTCAGATCGCGCGAACTGAAGGGGACCAGACCCAGGCTTTCTATAATGGCATGCAGAGATGCAAGGGGAGCTGGTCCATGCCTCTACTAGCACTCGTTTCCCTGATCACAATGCTTGTTCAAACCCTTTCAAAAATTGTATTCCTCTgctttctccccctccttcccctcctccccctcctccccccccccctcctccggctTCTATTTTCTCGCACCTGTTCCAACTCATCTGTTTTCCTGTCCTCTGCCCTGCCctgcatcgctctctctctctctctctctctctctctctctctctctctctctctctctctctctctctctctctctctctctctctctctctctctctctctctctctctctctctctctctctctctctctctctccctctctctctctctctctctctcgctctctctcccccctatcttctcctcctccctctcttcccctctctttctcactctccatctgcctctctctctcccactccgttccgctccgtccctccctctcccagggcATCTGGAGCTGTATCCACGGGGTCCACAttgagatgaagaagaagacccCGGAGCTGGACTTCAGCCCCCAGGCGAACATGCTGCACCTGCTCAAATCGGCCAAGTCGCTGACCTTGACGTCCCCCAAGCAGAACACTGTTATGGTGCAGCCCAACATCATGGACATGATGTCTGGCAAAAGTACGCCTTTACCTCTGCAGCTCTGTTGGGGAGTTCGGCCAGTCCATGGTGTTGTGCTGTCGAGTCGGGTCTggcagacgctttaatccaaagcgatggACAGTGAATTTGAAATGCATGCAACTAAGAAGCAGACCCTTATGGTTGCAGTTGGGCTTTTTTCATAGGTTTGTATCCAGAGGCTTGTATCCAGAGAGACCTGTAGTGCATTTTTAGAACCATGCCACATTGGGGTTTGAGCCCAGAGCTTTTCGGcttgggagtcaaacaccctgacCAATAGACTATCCTGCTGTGAAATTGTATGCTTATTTTATGGTAATTTGTGTTGGGCCTTGGCGTTTTACTGTACACCAGTTTTGCCTTTGCCTGCCCCGCCCACGCACCGAAAAGACATACGATTAGATATGGCGTGATTATGATGTACTGTATATGGGATCGAACAATCTTCCTTACACAATGGCCAATGGTCCATGATTGCACACCAATGAGGACtatatttttctttgtgtgtgactCTCTCTGCACCACAACAAACATGAGAAATAGGATTCTTCTGCCCATGTCTGGCAATTGAGTTACTGGGAGAACTGCACACATACGCAATAACCCCAGTGCATTCTTTCCCAGAGTTTTTCGAGCTTGCGCATAGGAAGCAGCAGGAAATATCACATTACCGTCTTTGTTTCATAAATATTTGGgtggagaaaaaaaagtttaattAGATTTTTGCAGTTATGAATTTCCaagttatgtttaaaaaatatgttacgATATAGTGAGACAAGTTGTAGCTTTTGTTAGTCGTAGTATGATGCCTGACATTGACTTTGGGATAGTCTTATTAACAAAAGAAGTGGACAGATTCCCGCGAATCAGACACAAGCAATCCTGATTGTATCCCACAACTGGCCACAATGCCAGGTCATTAGATGATGTATTAACTACATGGCTCAGCATCCATCAAGCCTTGTTAGCTATTGTATCCTCAATCGTCCTATTGTTCCTCTGTCTAAGATGCATCTCTCTTTGTCTTCAAGGCAACTCGCTCATGCCACCGAAGGGACCCGGTCTCTATGGCAACTCCGGGTTCATGTCATTGACCGGGCGACACAAAGACCTCCTTAACAATGTTGCGCCGTTCCCCGGGCAACCCAAAGGCCCCGGCCTCAAGACCAGCCCCAACAAACCCCAGCTCTCCGTCACCAACGACAACGGGAACAACCGTCTGGCCGCGcccgccggccccgcctccaAGCCGCGGAACCTGTGGAAGAAAAGCGTGGAGACCCTGAAGACCCAGCCCGCCGCCACCtccccgggggcggggcccgggtcCGGGCCGGGGCCCAGGTCGtccccgggccccgcccccggacCCGGCCCGGCGGCGATGAAGAGCCAGCGCTACCTTCCGGAAGACGGCATCCACTCGGATATGTCGGAGTGCTCCAGCCGCCCGCCCTCTCACAAGGACTCGGACGGCATGGGGACGAGGGGCGGATTCAAACCGCCCAATCAGCTGAGGAAGAGGGGCGCCGGCGTCGGCGGGGGCGGAGTCGGCGGGGGCGGTCAACCCAAGATCTACTCCATCGACTCGGACCAGGCCAGCCTCCACTCGGCGCCCATGTACCAGCGGGACAGCCAGCAGGGGGGGTCCGACGACCACGGCTACCCCCCGGACCTCTTCTCCCCCGACAGCACCCACTCCCACCAGATGGAGGCCCCCATGCTGCAGCTGAACGCCGGCCTGCTGCACCACAGCCACAGCGCCGAGGCCGACCTGCACTCCCTGAAGGACAAGAAGTACAGCACCTACAAGCACATCAGGTAGCACGGCCGGACACGAGGAGCACGCCGACCTACCCGTCTGCCAATCTAGGCCCCCTCCATTATGGACAAAATCAGAATCAGGATTgttttggtcaatatttaaattattgttattattattcaaacgattattttagAGTTTGAAATCATGACGCATtgattcagcatttctctctaAAAAAACCACTTTGTTAATGAGAACTTTGAGATTTGCCCTTTGAAAACTACACGAAATGTGCATTccgaaaataatgtacaaatatgtaacTAGCTATTGTGCAATTTCTATAAAACGTTTAATGAATGAAATAGGTATACTAAAATACCAaaagaataagaaaaaaatCGTTTAAACTTGATTATTTTACTTTGGAGATCGTTTCACCCAAAAAtagaaatcgcgatcaaaattggATCGATTGCACAGCCCTGTTCCAATGTCCCCCATGGTTAACGACGCCTCTTCCTGtacgcccctccctctcccatccaGCGCCAAGGACAAAGTGGGAGGTTCCATGGAGTCCCccgtgggggcggggccgggggtccCGGGCGGCCGGCCCACCCACTGCCGCTCCTGCCTGGCCAAGCTGGGGGGCTACTCGGGCCTGTACACGGTGCGCTCGCCCCAGGGCCGCTGCGACGCCTGCACCCACCTGGGCAACCTCTACGACATCCGCGAGGACCAGCTGCACGGCCACTACGCCCACGCCCACCAACCccacagcggcggcggcggcggcggcggcggcggcggcggcggcgacatGTTCACCCACTACCTGCCCCAGAGCGAGCTGGGGATGGTGGGCGAGGGGGACGGGCTGGTCAGCCACCTGGAGCCCCCCGCCTCCCCGGGCCCCCCGCTGCTCCTCAGCCACTCGGCCTCCGCCCAGCACCTCCAGCAGCTGAACCGCCAGCACTCCTACGAGAACCTGCTGCCCGACGGCCTGGCCGACAGGCACCTGCAGGCCCAGATGCGCAAGCTGAGCATGtcggaccgggaccgggacggGACGCTGGAGGAGGGCGCCTACGCCAACGTGCTGACCATGCGCTCCGACCGGCCGTACAGCAACCACAGCCCGCCCTCGCCCTCGCCGTCCCACCACCACAGCCTGGACGCCCCCATCCCCCTGCCCCGGCGCTCCAAGAGCCTCTTCCCCGACCGGCCCTCGCACAACCCCTTCCTGCAGTCGGCGCCCGGCACGGCCAAgcgagaccccgccccccagaCCCTGGCGCACATGTCCCAGCGCAACTCGGCCCACGAGCTCTACAAGCAGCTCATGCCGCTGTCGCTGACCCTGGGGAACCCCGGCAACCACCACGGCAACCAGCACGCCGTGCACGTCAACCACGTCAGCCAGCAGGGCGGCCACGGGAACCAGTACGGCGGGGGCCACGGCGGCCAGCACGGCGGCGGGGGGCTCATGGAGCAGCAGCTGTTCTACGCCCAACAGGAACCCCCCATGGTGGCCTACATGGTGCCGCCCGCCGCCTCTCAGCCAATGAGCTACGTCACCGCGCCCCGAGCCTCCAGCGCCGGGAACAACCGGCCACGCCTTTACCGCCGAATGCCCAGCATCGAGTCCGACGTCTgagtctctctctaacacacacacacacacacacacacacacacacacacacacacacacatgcacacatgcgcacgcacacgcacgcacgcgctcgctcgcgcgcacatgcacagacacacacccacacacgcgtgcacgcacaaGGCGGACACAAGAACACGATGCACGCACTCACTGTTCCTCCTCGCCTCATGTGTACAAAAGAACAACCCCCACACTGACGTGCCCGTTCACGTGCATGCAgaggaggcgtgtgtgtgtgggagtgtgtgtgtgtgtgtgtgtgtgtgtgtgtgtgtgtgtgtgtgtgtgtgtgtgtgtgtgtgtgtgtgtgtgtgtgtgtgtgtgtgtgtgtgtgtgcgtgtgtgtgtgtgtgtgtgtgtacgtgactGGACAGGACCGGGGGATCTCTGATTCAGAGCGTACATTCGGCACACATTggaaaacacaccaacacacagagaaaaaccACGCttgccaaaacaaacacatcagtGAACCGACGGATGTGTAATCGATACAGGGTCAGAGCACCGGGCATCTTGTGTTACGGTGACCTCCATCGGGGGGGTGGATGAGGCACCAGGGTGCCCAGGGAAACAcactgccgggggggggggggggggggggggtggcgtgtGTGAGCTTGGGCGCTGGAGACATGGGCGGCCGCTGGTGCCGGGCGGGGAGGTCGTACCTGGACGGCGGAggagtccccccccctccgtcagaaggagcaggaggtccTTGAGCACGGAGGACCAGTGTGTCCGTGTCTTTAACCTCCGCGGCCCGGAGTCA
Coding sequences:
- the grin2ab gene encoding LOW QUALITY PROTEIN: glutamate receptor ionotropic, NMDA 2A (The sequence of the model RefSeq protein was modified relative to this genomic sequence to represent the inferred CDS: inserted 5 bases in 5 codons; deleted 3 bases in 2 codons), with the translated sequence MCHGNGITFEHFSSGSADAVRGLGEHVNRRAARRSGRLCAGPLYLTGKTEASRYGPTRGYSTSATADLPQPRFVTLKGMMGVVGWMFLLLSQIVVPVTSQKPPALSVGVILGQTRPVSDQEMLPPRRPDDTLEVSVVALRINQTDPKSVITQVCELLSRTRLHGLIFADGTDQEAIAQILDFLSVETQLPVLGVHGGSSMIMADKDERSTFFQFGXALQQEALLMLSIMXEYDWHIFSIVTSKFPGYQDFISTLXVTADHSFVRWDLQSVVTLDAVDXRPNSKSHIALXRIQSPVILLYCSKDEAAYILEEARSLGLTGAGYIWIVSSLTTGNPDYTPEMFPLGMISVSYDEWEYPLEMRVRDGVGIIATAATSMLREKGEVPEAQSSCFSQASDRSPGKELPSALRSHMMHVWTRGRDLSFTPDGYQANPKLVVIVLNSEREWEKMGRWENGTLSLMFPVWPRYNSFGDEDADENHLSIVTLEEKPFVIVDNVDILTGTCMRNSVPCRKHVRDNSTAMGGSYIKQCCKGFCIDILKKIARNVKFTYDLYLVNNGKHGKKINNMWNGMVGEVVYKKAIMAVGSLTINEERSEAIDFSVPFVETGISVMVSRSNGTVSPSAFLEPFSASVWVMMFVMLLIVTAIAVFLFEFVSPLGFNRNLAQGKDPHGPSFTIGKAVWLLWGLVFNNSVPVQNPKGTTSKFIVSVWAFFAVIFLASYTANLAAFMIQEEFVDQVTGLSDKKFQSPYSYSPPFRFGTVPNGSTERNIRKNYPDMHQYMTKYHQTGVQDALVSLKTGKLDAFIYDAAVLNYMAGRDDGCKLVTIGSGYIFATTGYGIALQKGSYWKRHVDLAILGIIGDGEMEELEAQWLTGICHSEKNEVMSSQLDVDNMAGVFYMLATAMGLSILTFISEHLFYWRLRYCFTGCNGRPGLLFTLSRGIWSCIHGVHIEMKKKTPELDFSPQANMLHLLKSAKSLTLTSPKQNTVMVQPNIMDMMSGKSNSLMPPKGPGLYGNSGFMSLTGRHKDLLNNVAPFPGQPKGPGLKTSPNKPQLSVTNDNGNNRLAAPAGPASKPRNLWKKSVETLKTQPAATSPGAGPGSGPGPRSSPGPAPGPGPAAMKSQRYLPEDGIHSDMSECSSRPPSHKDSDGMGTRGGFKPPNQLRKRGAGVGGGGVGGGGQPKIYSIDSDQASLHSAPMYQRDSQQGGSDDHGYPPDLFSPDSTHSHQMEAPMLQLNAGLLHHSHSAEADLHSLKDKKYSTYKHISAKDKVGGSMESPVGAGPGVPGGRPTHCRSCLAKLGGYSGLYTVRSPQGRCDACTHLGNLYDIREDQLHGHYAHAHQPHSGGGGGGGGGGGGDMFTHYLPQSELGMVGEGDGLVSHLEPPASPGPPLLLSHSASAQHLQQLNRQHSYENLLPDGLADRHLQAQMRKLSMSDRDRDGTLEEGAYANVLTMRSDRPYSNHSPPSPSPSHHHSLDAPIPLPRRSKSLFPDRPSHNPFLQSAPGTAKRDPAPQTLAHMSQRNSAHELYKQLMPLSLTLGNPGNHHGNQHAVHVNHVSQQGGHGNQYGGGHGGQHGGGGLMEQQLFYAQQEPPMVAYMVPPAASQPMSYVTAPRASSAGNNRPRLYRRMPSIESDV